Within Agarivorans litoreus, the genomic segment ACCACTGCTTATGCTTAAGCGTTTCCAACAAGCTGGTCACAAGCCCTTAGCCTTGGTGGGTGGTGCAACTGGTTTAATTGGTGACCCAAGCTTTAAAGCCGCAGAGCGTAAACTAAACAGTGATGACGTAGTTACCGGCTGGGTAGAGAAGCTGAAAAAGCAAGTCAGCCAGTTTATTGAGTTTGGCGAACAAGACAACGCCGCCAAGGTAATCAATAACCTTGATTGGATTGGCAAAGTAAACGTGATTGATTTCATGCGTAACGTAGGTAAACACTTTAGCGTTAATGCCATGATCAAAAAAGAATCGGTAAAACAGCGTATCGACCGTGATGAGTCAGGTATCTCGTTCACCGAATTCAGCTACATGCTGCTGCAGTCATACGACTTTGCCGAGCTTAGCGATAAACAAAACACCACCTTACAAATTGGTGGCTCTGATCAATGGGGTAACATCACTGGCGGTATCGACCTAGCTCGCCGCATGTACAGCAACAAAGTTTACGGCTTAACCATGCCGCTAGTCACTAAAGCTGATGGCACCAAGTTTGGTAAAACTGAAACAGGCACCATTTGGCTAGACCCTAAGCGCACCTCGCCTTACGCGTTCTACCAATTCTGGATTAACACGGCTGATGCCGACGTATATTCGTTCTTGCGTTACTTCACCTTTATCGACGTAGCCGAAATTGCTGCCATTGAAGAGCGTGATAAAGCCGCCCAAGGTCGCCCAGAAGCGCAAGGTATTTTAGCCAAAGAAGTGACTCGTTTAGTGCATGGCGAAGAAGGCTTAGCCTCAGCAATGCGGATTACTCAAGCGCTATTCTCTGGCGACTTAGCCTCTCTCAGTGAGTCAGATTTAGAACAGCTAGCCCAAGATGGTTTGCCTACCACTCAACTTGAACAAAGCGAAGCTGGTTTAGTTGAGCTACTTACAGCGAGTGAGTTGGCTAAATCAAATAAAATGGCGCGCGAATTTATAGGTAACGGCGCAGTGTCTGTAAACGGCGAAAAGCTAAACGACCCTCAGCTAACCCTGCAAGCCAGCGATGCCTTATACGGTAAGTATTCGGTAGTTAAGCGCGGTAAAAAATTATTCAGTTTGATCATTTGGGCTAAATAATTTTACTGTTAAGAGCAATCAGCCACGCTGATTGCTCGATTTATTCCCTTCAACATATTATCCACCACCTCTGCTGTTGTTATCTGCCAGAAAAACCTTTTCTGAGTATTCCAATGTCGCTTCTTGTTGGCTTCAATCACCCTTCATAAACTTCTCATTGCACTGGTAATTTCCCTAGAAAGCTTTAATTCAAATCTAGCTGCACGCGCTCTTGTTATCAACCAATTTCAATAAACGTTAACCAGTTTGCAGTTTAAGTTAAAAAAGTCTGGCAAAATTGGTTTACAAATTTTAGATGTATGAG encodes:
- the tyrS gene encoding tyrosine--tRNA ligase, which codes for MTTTVNPLLEDLKARGLVAQCTADEELAEHLSSGARTLYCGFDPTADSLHIGSLVPLLMLKRFQQAGHKPLALVGGATGLIGDPSFKAAERKLNSDDVVTGWVEKLKKQVSQFIEFGEQDNAAKVINNLDWIGKVNVIDFMRNVGKHFSVNAMIKKESVKQRIDRDESGISFTEFSYMLLQSYDFAELSDKQNTTLQIGGSDQWGNITGGIDLARRMYSNKVYGLTMPLVTKADGTKFGKTETGTIWLDPKRTSPYAFYQFWINTADADVYSFLRYFTFIDVAEIAAIEERDKAAQGRPEAQGILAKEVTRLVHGEEGLASAMRITQALFSGDLASLSESDLEQLAQDGLPTTQLEQSEAGLVELLTASELAKSNKMAREFIGNGAVSVNGEKLNDPQLTLQASDALYGKYSVVKRGKKLFSLIIWAK